The following coding sequences lie in one Oncorhynchus kisutch isolate 150728-3 linkage group LG3, Okis_V2, whole genome shotgun sequence genomic window:
- the kmt5ab gene encoding lysine methyltransferase 5Ab codes for MAKGKKKMRTTYKRPEGTLQPKQVEKETKENKPEFNGDAGNGQTTLPSFWSPSKPKSPLCNNSSSLSQEENVPEKLTLQTEKSKQGKVRQNQVNSQAGVSRQAENKVRTCLAPRTRETTALKVEEDPKSHPNPGLAPDVPMPKSKGGASQKVKKAQGSAAQNRKVTDYYPIRRSSRKSKAELKNEEHRQLDDLIKHGVEEGLQVKNIEGKGRGVFAVRCFKKGQFVIEYHGDLLHLTDAKKREALYAQDPGTGCYMYYFHYLSKTYCVDATKESTRLGRLLNHSKNGNCQTKLHDMDGIPHLILVASRDIEAEEELVYDYGDRSKESICAHPWLKY; via the exons ATGGCGAAAG GGAAGAAAAAAATGCGGACCACCTACAAGAGACCCGAGGGAACCCTTCAGCCCAAACAAGTCGAAAAGGAGACAAAGGAAAATAAACCAGAATTTAATGGG GATGCAGGTAATGGTCAGACCACTTTACCAAGTTTTTGGAGTCCCAGCAAACCCAAATCTCCTCTGTGCAACAACTCAAGTTCTCTCAGCCAAGAGGAAAATGTTCCTGAGAAATTGACTCTACAAACTGAGAAATCAAAGCAAGGGAAAG TGAGACAGAATCAAGTTAACTCTCAAGCTGGTGTGTCTCGGCAAGCGGAGAATAAAGTGAGGACCTGCTTGGCTCCTCGAACCAGAGAAACAACTGCCTTGAAGGTCGAGGAGGATCCTAAATCGCACCCCAACCCAGGGCTTGCGCCAGATGTCCCCATGCCCAAATCTAAGGGGGGGGCTAGTCAAAAAGTCAAAAA AGCACAAGGCAGTGCTGCCCAAAACAGGAAGGTCACAGATTATTATCCGATTAGACGGAGTTCCAGAAAAAGCAAAGCTGAATTGAAG AACGAAGAACACCGACAGCTTGATGACCTGATAAAACATGGAGTTGAAGAAGGACTGCAG GTAAAAAATATagaggggaagggaagaggagTGTTTGCTGTCAGATGTTTCAAGAAGGGTCAGTTTGTAATTGAGTATCATGGTGACTTGTTGCATCTGACTGATGCCAAGAAGAGAGAGGCTCTGTATGCCCAAGACCCTGGGACTGGCTGCTACATGTACTATTTTCACTATCTCAGCAAAACCTACTG TGTTGATGCTACAAAAGAATCAACTCGCCTGGGAAGGCTGCTAAACCACAGTAAAAATGGCAACTGCCAGACCAAGCTCCATGACATGGATGGAATACCTCATCTCATACTGGTGGCTTCAAGGGACATTGAGGCTGAGGAAGAGCTGGTTTATGACTACGGTGACCGTAGCAAGGAATCAATATGTGCTCACCCATGGCTCAAATACTGA
- the LOC109880078 gene encoding cyclin-dependent kinase 2-associated protein 1, with protein sequence MSLGMSYKPNLHQHVLGTSVNQVAVVHSTSTSISTLQSYRPVVNDYGPPSFSFSQSSSGSQVPQSKYAELLSIIEELGKEIRPTYAGSKSAMERLKRGIIHARGLVRECLAETERNARS encoded by the exons ATGTCTTTAGGAATGTCTTACAAGCCCAACCTCCATCAGCATGTTCTCGGAACTTCCGTGAACCAAG TTGCTGTTGTTCACTCTACTTCAACAAGCATATCAACACTGCAATCTTACAGGCCAGTAGTGAATGACTATGGACCACCATCTTTCAGCTTTTCACAG AGTTCAAGTGGAAGTCAAGTGCCTCAGAGTAAATATGCAGAACTGCTATCCATTATTGAAGAGCTTGGGAAGGAGATAAGACCAACTTATGCTGGGAGCAAAAGTGCCATGGAGAGACTAAAGCGAG GTATCATTCATGCCAGGGGGCTTGTACGTGAATGCTTggcagaaacagagagaaatgcAAGATCCTAA